The region CCTAAATAAAGAAAGAAGCTTGTCTATTAGCTCCTGGGAGATTTTATATTCATAATCATCTATCCTTGAAATGGGCATAATTTCATAGCCTGTGCTTGTTAGAAATACATAATCTGCCTCAAAGAGGGCAGGTTTTCTAAATCTTTTCTCAAGAACAGGGATGCCAATTGAGCTTGCTATTTCAATTATAACCTTTCTTGTAATCCCAGGGAGTATCCCGGTAGATAAAGGAGGGGTAATTAGCTTACCCCTGCTAAAAATAAATATATTGCTTGTTATTCCGCAAGCTACATAGCCATCAATTGTAAAAAATATTCCCTCATCTACCCCTTTTTTCTTTGCCTCAATCTTTGCCAGGATATTTGGAAGGTAATTGTTTGATTTTATGGGAGGAAGGGTCTTTGGATGCTGCCTTCTTATATCCAATATTGTCGCAGATACACATTTTTTTGAAAAGCCCCTAAATTCCTCTGCGATGACAACAATATTTGGTTTTTTGCATAAAGCAGGGTCTATTCCCCTTTGCCCTTCTCCCCTTGAAATGGTAATCCTAATCATTGCATCCTTTAGCCTATTTAGGTTTAAAAGCTCTTGCAGGATTTCTAAAGAAATATCGGGAATTTTTAGCTCTAATTGAGAAGCAGCATTTTTAAGCCTTTCTATATGCTCATCTAGCTTAAAAATTTTTCCCTTATATGCCCTGATCGTCTCAAATATGCCGTCACCATAAAGGAAGGAATGGTCAAGGGGAGAAATACAAGCTTTTTCTAATGCTTTAAAATTGCCGTTAAAATATACAATCAATTATCCTGTTGATCTCTTTCTTTTCTTATACCTTTCTTGAAACCTTTCTACCCTTCCTGCTGTATCAACCAGCTTTTGCTTTCCAGTAAAGAATGGATGGCAATTTGAGCATATCTCAAGCCTTATGGCATTTCCTTTGGAATAGGTTGACCTTGTCTCAAAGCTCATGCCACAAGCACAACTTACCACAACATTTTTATATTCGGGATGTATGCCTTTTTTCATCTTATCATCCCCCTTAAACGCCTTATCCTTTCCTCAATAGGAGGATGGGTTGAGAAAAGGGAAAGGAAAAATCCACTAGACAATGGATTAACAATGAACATATGGCTGGTTGATGGGTTTGCATCCATTGGAATCCTGGACACACCCATCCTTAATTTCTCAAGCGAGGAGGCAAGCTTATTCGGAGAGCCGCAGAGCCTTGCTCCTTCAGCATCGGCAAGGTATTCCCTTGATCTTGATATTGCCATCTGGATTATCAAAGCGGCTAATGGTGCAACAATGGCTATGGCAAGGAAAACCAAAGGATTACTCCTTCTTCCCTCCTCATCCCTGCTTCCTCCAAAAATAGCCGCCCATTGTGCCATATGAGCCAGATAGCTTATCGCCGAGGCAATGGTTGCCGCAATGGTAGCAATAAGAATATCCCTATTCTTTATGTGGGCAAGCTCATGTCCTATCACACCCTCTAGCTCATCATAGGAAAGGAGCTTTAATATCCCTGTTGTTACAGCAACAGAGGCATGCTTTGGGTCTCTTCCTGTAGCAAAGGCATTTGGCGAAGCATTTTCCATAAGATAAATCTTTGGTTTTGGCATCCCTGATGCCTGGGTAAGGTTATGGACAATCCTATGGACATCGGGTAGCTCCTTTTCAGATACCTCTTTTGCTCCATACATTGCAAGGACAATTTTGTCAGAGAAAAAATAGGCTCCCAAATTCATTATCCCTGCCATAATCAGGGCAAAGGTAAGCCCAGATTGCCCTCCTATTACCCTTCCTATTGCAAGAAGCAAAAAGGTAAGGCCACATAGCAAAATAAATGTTTTAAAGCTA is a window of bacterium DNA encoding:
- a CDS encoding zinc metalloprotease HtpX; translation: MNSFKTFILLCGLTFLLLAIGRVIGGQSGLTFALIMAGIMNLGAYFFSDKIVLAMYGAKEVSEKELPDVHRIVHNLTQASGMPKPKIYLMENASPNAFATGRDPKHASVAVTTGILKLLSYDELEGVIGHELAHIKNRDILIATIAATIASAISYLAHMAQWAAIFGGSRDEEGRRSNPLVFLAIAIVAPLAALIIQMAISRSREYLADAEGARLCGSPNKLASSLEKLRMGVSRIPMDANPSTSHMFIVNPLSSGFFLSLFSTHPPIEERIRRLRGMIR
- a CDS encoding aminotransferase class IV gives rise to the protein MIVYFNGNFKALEKACISPLDHSFLYGDGIFETIRAYKGKIFKLDEHIERLKNAASQLELKIPDISLEILQELLNLNRLKDAMIRITISRGEGQRGIDPALCKKPNIVVIAEEFRGFSKKCVSATILDIRRQHPKTLPPIKSNNYLPNILAKIEAKKKGVDEGIFFTIDGYVACGITSNIFIFSRGKLITPPLSTGILPGITRKVIIEIASSIGIPVLEKRFRKPALFEADYVFLTSTGYEIMPISRIDDYEYKISQELIDKLLSLFREKVCVSSFNQKF
- the rpmE gene encoding 50S ribosomal protein L31, giving the protein MKKGIHPEYKNVVVSCACGMSFETRSTYSKGNAIRLEICSNCHPFFTGKQKLVDTAGRVERFQERYKKRKRSTG